The genomic interval ACCCTCGGTTCACTAAACGTTTTTGGACGGATCTCTTCAAGATGTTGGGGACCGATCTCAAGTTCTCGACAAGTTTCCACCCACAAACGGATGGGCAGACCGAGCACATCAATTGCCTCCATGAGATGTACTTGAGGCACTATGTGAGTGCTTATCAGCGGGATTGGGTGAAGCTCCTCGACATCgcccaattttcttataacttGCTGCGAAGTGAGACTACGGGTAAGAGTCCATTCGAAATCGTCATGAGATTCCAGCCCATGACCCCCAACACCATAGCCTCAACTTACGGACGAAAAAGCCTCGCGGCACACAAGCTCACCCACGAATGGCATAAAGAAGCAAACATTACGCGAGCCTACCTCGACAAAGCCgcgaggaaaatgaaaaagtggGCGGATACAAGGAGGCGGCATGTTGAGTACAAGGAAGGTGATCAAGTCATGATCAAACTCCTACCCCATTAATTCAAGACTTTGCGGAAAGTTCACAAGGGGTTAGTGGGCGCTACGAGGGACCTTTCCGAGTTGTACGACGTGTGGGCAACGTTTTATATCAATTCCAACTTCCGTCAAGACTCAAGATCCATCCGGTCTTCCATGTGAGCCTTCTCAAACCATATCACGGAGATACATAAGACCCAAGTCGCAGAGAATCGAGGCGTGCACCAACCGCTGTTGTCACCGCGTTCAACAAAGATATGGACTACATCATTGCGGATCGCGTGATTCGGAGGATAGGCGTGCCACCATACAACGAGTACTTGGTGAAGTGGAAAAACCTCCTCGAGAGTAAAGCCACTTGGGAACGTGAAAATGATTTGTGGTAATTCACTGAGCACATCCAGAATTCCAAGCACGAAAGCGCGACGAGGATGTTGCGGACCGCCCAAGTTACTAGCCCACTTGCCCACAATTTCGGGATAGAGAGCCCAAGTGTAACACCCTAGgagaatcccacatcggcaaagcacgggagagatgctgggtttataaggggtgatccacaccttaattgacAAGAAGCGTTTTgaggtgtatgggcgccccaagaacaaatccgtgcgggccttgttaaggcccaaagcggacaatatcttgccaggtctgggttgggtcatgacattgtggtatcagagcggctccgcgtgtcctcttgagcgatggtggggcaaacctcagcgaggacgctgagtccccaagggggggtgtatgtaacaccctaggcgaatcctacatcggcaaagcacgggagagatgttgggtttataaggggtgatccacaccttaattgacAAGACGCGTTTttgggtgtatgggcgccccaagaacaaatccgtgcgggccttgttaaggcccaaagcggacaatatcttgccaggtttgggttgggtcatgacactacgacaaggccaagagtgctagGTTGGCCCGATTCCGAAAAATTCTAGGCAATTCTAGCACATTTGAGCTTGTACATATCTAGAATACTCAACACATTTCCAGCACATGTAAATATCTAGAATTCTAGGCAAGTGGTAGAATTCTCTAGAGCTTTAGAGCTTGGCTagcctcccctataaataaGGCATGACATATTTGAGAAACAAGCTTAGAGCAAGCAACTCAAACACTCTTGTAATGTCTCTTGTAAGTAATACAACTCTCTTCATTCAGCTCTATTGTTCTCTTCTCTCTAGCTCTTTGAAAACCTTTAGGCTTAGCTagttgagaagctcaagactTACTTAGCAATATTTGGCAAAAAttgtctaagtgccgcacgggtTCGTTGTGCAAAACACTCATCCCGTGACATTCTGCTTACTTTAGGAGATTTGTAAAGGTTTCTACacaaagtataaaaatatataggGACAAGGGGCATCCTTGCCTTAAGCCTATTTGCGGTTGGATCAGCCCTTTAGCTAACCCATTTATCAACCCAAAAAATGATGAGGTAGATATGCATCGCATTATcagttcaacaaaattaagagAGAAATCCAATTTTTCTAAGGTACATTTCAAAAAGTCTCATTCCACCATGTCATATGCTTTACTTATGTCTAATTTTAGAGCCACTAACCcatgctttttcctttttccgaGCCTTATTTTATGAAGACATtcataatcaataattatgTTATCAGTTATAAGTCTATTTGAAACAAAGACACTTTGAGCTGGTGAGATTACATCAttcaaaatcaacttcaacCTATTTGCAATAGTTTTTTCAATAATCCTATAGATTACGTTACAAAGGCTTATGGGTCTAAAATCCCCCACTTTCTTAAGTTTTTCAACCTTTGCAATCGGAGCTAAGTGAATATGATTCAAGGGAGTGAGGTTACCTTGGCTTACTGACTTCCAATGCTTTTAGAAAAAAGCGGGTGGAAGACCATGCAATTTGTTTCTTGAAATAACCTAAACGCTCatgttttattgaaaaattatcactaaaatgcaaaattaactaataaagaTTGttgattggaaaaaaaagaaaaagaaaaagagggagAGAGGTTGGATATGCACATAATTGTGAAGGGCAAAATAAaagatgggaaaaaaaatgataatattcaGTATTCACATTGCTGAAATGAAAGTTGGCAGTTTTGGAGGCAAAAAAATGATTTGCTTGACAATCATGGGTAAGAATTAACACAAAGTAGCTAAAAGATCAAGTTAGAGACTGACGGAAGGTGAAATCTTGCAGCCTCTACAGTTTACAATATCGAAGCATGCGACTGCAACAAGAagtaaaacaaatgaaaagaacACTTGAGTTATCATATCTGATTTTGAATAGCAACAATGCTAAGCAAAATCTATAATGAACAAACATTTGAACTAAACTGCTACACCTTCACTGtagaaaattctaatattCTTGTGCTATAAAGCAATGGATGCTCTCGTCTTTGCCAAAGTGTTAACCTAATTGCTAAGCTTTCACCACCATCGTCACTGGCTTATTCAACCATATCATTTCTAACAATGTCATCAGTAAAATTCTCAACATTCTTATCTTTTGCATTCTCTTCGGCCTTAGGCAGCTGGAAAGCTGGCTCCTGAGCTGAAATCTCCAAGTCAACATTGCTTGTTTCAGTACCTAATCCCACTCCTGGAGATTCCTCCATTTCCGTGTCCTTCTCCACGGTCTTATCATCTTCAAAATCACTTACACCAGAGCTACTCTCATTATCTGGGGTTTGAGGAGAATCCCCTCCAGTTTCATCAAGCTTTGTGTCGACTTCCACCATGTCTACATCTGCTCCAGGAAGCCGCTGTTGTAGTGGAATAGCATCACTGATTACTTGACCTGTCTTCAATCTCTCCCTGTAATCTTCCATCTCTATTCTATATCTTTCTTTATCTTTAAGAGCTTTCTCCTGATAAACCTGAATCTCAGGCACATCCATGTCTAAGGCAATAGTATTtagacaaaaaatattaaagagtaGCAGAAGTAAACAATGAGTTGAAAATTATAGAGCCTTACAGCCTTTTCAGATTCTTTTAGCTTGTTCCACAGTTCACCAATCATTCTACTGATCTCTCTGTCTTTCCCTGGGTGTAACGGTTTCAGTCTTGCATGCTGCTCtgcaaagaaaaaattatagccACTTCTGTTAGGTTTTGGATGAGCGGGATCCCTCCTTTTGATCTCAGATTTCTTCCTGCGGCGACGGCGTTGTACCCCAGAGACAGCATGTGCAGtggcattattattgttgataaCATTGTAAGATGATGGCACTTGGTGTATGGGGTACTGAGGAGCCTGATAGAGGACACCTTTTAGCGTCTCCGATCCTATTGTTACAGTAACAAGATAGCCACTTTCGAATTT from Citrus sinensis cultivar Valencia sweet orange chromosome 9, DVS_A1.0, whole genome shotgun sequence carries:
- the LOC102613632 gene encoding high mobility group B protein 15, yielding MASTSCAKQSPVPKKEPASGHQSYPPPLAKYEDIVASPKLFMATLEKLHAALSTKFMIPIIGGKELDLHRLFVEVTARGGIEKIIKERRWKEVTAIFNFPSTATNASFVLRKYYQSLLRDYEQIYFFRSQDSWQGPSTNAVAAPGTAQPSPDIQSAVQQPRINAAVLPEARPASSGGSPVIGVIDGKFESGYLVTVTIGSETLKGVLYQAPQYPIHQVPSSYNVINNNNATAHAVSGVQRRRRRKKSEIKRRDPAHPKPNRSGYNFFFAEQHARLKPLHPGKDREISRMIGELWNKLKESEKAVYQEKALKDKERYRIEMEDYRERLKTGQVISDAIPLQQRLPGADVDMVEVDTKLDETGGDSPQTPDNESSSGVSDFEDDKTVEKDTEMEESPGVGLGTETSNVDLEISAQEPAFQLPKAEENAKDKNVENFTDDIVRNDMVE